From Etheostoma cragini isolate CJK2018 chromosome 17, CSU_Ecrag_1.0, whole genome shotgun sequence, one genomic window encodes:
- the LOC117960848 gene encoding inactive pancreatic lipase-related protein 1-like, translating to MWSLLCVLIGISYAAEVCFDELGCFTNLPPWGGTEQRPVSVLPWQPDAIGTRFLLFTQKNRYYQEIKTDETIHASNYGKTRKTRFIIPGYLKAGGEDWPQEMCKVMLKVENVNCIAVEWKKGVKTQYAQAANNARVLAAQVAFMIQFLKVNFSQTSDTFHIIGHSLGAHAAGDAGSRTPGLARITGLDPTEPYFQDTDASVRLDTSDAAFVDVIHTDGSPFKSKLGLGLSQSVGHIDFYPNGGELMPGCSANNGLPSSLDAFWEGTKKFDACNHARAYEYYSESFYKRQGFVAYPCPNEDSFAAGKCFPCADDTCPQMGYYADRFTVTNGVSETKYFLNTGSSQPFGRYSYKVKVTLDGPSWPNPGFMYVALAGDNDSTKEYKLHSGTLKPGRTYELLMDAEVDIGEATEVMFRWNNHVLNPLRPKYGASEVELQRGRDNKIVFFCGIEKVAEDTIQHVLPC from the exons ATGTGGAGTCTGCTCTGCGTCCTTATCGGCATATCATATG CTGCCGAGGTCTGTTTTGATGAGCTGGGCTGCTTTACCAACCTGCCTCCCTGGGGGGGCACTGAGCAGAGACCAGTGTCCGTCCTGCCCTGGCAGCCAGACGCGATCGGCACTCgcttcctcctcttcacccAGAAGAACCGCTACTACCAG GAGATCAAGACTGACGAAACCATCCATGCATCAAACTACGGCAAGACCAGAAAGACTCGATTCATCATTCCTGGTTATTTGAAGGCAGGCGGTGAGGACTGGCCCCAGGAGATGTGTAAGGT TATGCTGAAGGTCGAGAATGTGAACTGCATTGCTGTGGAGTGGAAGAAAGGCGTGAAGACTCAGTACGCCCAGGCGGCCAATAACGCCAGAGTGCTGGCGGCCCAGGTGGCCTTCATGATCCAATTCCTCAAG GTGAACTTCAGCCAAACCAGTGATACGTTCCACATCATCGGACACAGCCTTGGAGCTCACGCTGCAGGAGACGCTGGCAGCAGGACACCTGGCCTCGCACGCATCACAG gACTAGACCCCACTGAACCCTACTTCCAGGACACTGATGCCTCCGTACGCCTGGACACCAGCGACGCCGCCTTTGTGGATGTCATTCACACTGATGGAAGTCCTTTCAAGTCCAAACTTG GTCTGGGCTTGTCTCAGTCTGTGGGCCACATTGACTTCTACCCCAACGGGGGGGAGCTGATGCCCGGCTGCTCCGCCAACAACGGCCTTCCCTCCAGCTTAGATGCCTTCTGGGAGG GTACCAAGAAGTTCGATGCCTGCAACCACGCCCGGGCCTACGAGTACTACAGCGAGAGCTTTTATAAACGCCAAGGCTTTGTAGCATACCCCTGCCCCAACGAGGATAGTTTTGCTGCT GGAAAGTGTTTCCCATGTGCAGACGACACATGCCCTCAGATGGGCTACTACGCTGACAGGTTCACGGTGACTAATGGCGTTTCAGAGACAAAGTACTTCCTCAACACGGGCAGTTCACAGCCCTTTGGCC GTTACAGCTACAAAGTGAAGGTAACCCTAGACGGTCCCAGCTGGCCTAACCCAGGCTTCATGTATGTGGCACTCGCTGGAGACAATGACAGCACCAAGGAGTACAAGCTTCAT AGTGGTACACTGAAGCCTGGACGCACCTATGAGCTGCTGATGGACGCCGAGGTGGACATCGGGGAGGCTACAGAGGTGATGTTTCGGTGGAACAACCACGTCCTTAACCCCTTGAGACCCAAGTACGGTGCATCCGAGGTGGAACTGCAGAGGGGAAGAGATAACAAGAT TGTCTTCTTCTGTGGAATAGAGAAGGTGGCCGAGGACACGATCCAGCACGTGCTCCCATGCTGA